A single window of Anderseniella sp. Alg231-50 DNA harbors:
- the recG gene encoding ATP-dependent DNA helicase RecG, giving the protein MRPEILNRYFASASALKGIGAKVEKTLAGLVRPQSGEPGSADLSARLVDLLFHLPVGVIDRRNRPTINNLPPSGIVTIEAEVGRHKAPPRHNKRVPYRVEVFDETGSLPLVFFHSHGPYLERTLPEGETRFISGKIEWYDGTPQIVHPDHVLTAEQFSEMPLLEPVYPLTAGVSGKVLGKAIRQILADIPQLPEWQDAAWIAARKLPEFQTALETLHSPQDTTGLEPDSPARQRLAYDELLANQLALSLVRRHMKRATGRTIKGDGRARQNIIDALPFSLTVSQELAVSEILADMASPDRMLRLLQGDVGSGKTIVGLLAMATSAEAGTQSALMVPTDILARQHIAGIEPLAQAAGLRAAVLTGREKGAVRQQLLDDLASGDIDILVGTHALFQEGVGFADLGLVIIDEQHRFGVHQRLALQSKSKRPSDLLVMTATPIPRTLALTAYGDMDITRLTGKPAGRQPIDTRVMPLEKLDQITDGLERAVAQGKRAYWVCPLVEESDFIDKTAAEARFTSLKTRFGDKVGLVHGRMKGAEKDTVMARFKTGELSILVSTTVIEVGVDVPEASIMIIENAERFGLAQLHQLRGRVGRGSDASSCVLIYDGVLGETAAARLKTMRETEDGFIIAEEDLKLRGSGEVLGTRQSGVASFRLADLGQHGELLQAARDDAKLILETDPHLTGARSEALRIMLYLFERDDAIRLLSAG; this is encoded by the coding sequence ATGCGACCGGAAATCCTGAACAGGTATTTTGCCTCCGCCAGCGCACTGAAAGGCATCGGTGCCAAGGTCGAAAAGACCCTTGCCGGACTGGTGCGTCCGCAAAGCGGCGAACCGGGTTCTGCGGACCTGTCCGCCCGACTGGTCGACCTGTTGTTTCATTTGCCGGTCGGTGTGATTGACCGGCGCAATCGCCCCACGATCAACAATCTGCCTCCAAGCGGCATCGTCACAATCGAAGCTGAGGTGGGACGGCACAAGGCGCCTCCACGCCACAACAAGCGGGTGCCCTACCGTGTTGAAGTATTTGATGAAACAGGATCACTGCCGCTGGTGTTTTTTCATTCACACGGCCCCTATCTTGAACGAACATTGCCGGAAGGCGAGACCCGGTTCATCTCCGGCAAGATCGAATGGTATGACGGCACACCGCAAATCGTTCATCCGGACCATGTTCTGACGGCAGAACAGTTTTCCGAAATGCCCTTGCTTGAACCGGTCTACCCGCTAACCGCCGGTGTATCAGGCAAGGTGCTCGGCAAGGCGATCAGACAGATCCTCGCCGACATCCCGCAATTGCCGGAATGGCAGGATGCAGCATGGATAGCCGCTCGCAAGCTCCCGGAGTTTCAGACCGCGCTGGAAACCTTGCACAGTCCGCAAGACACAACCGGCCTGGAACCGGACAGTCCGGCGCGGCAACGGCTTGCCTATGACGAGCTGCTGGCAAACCAGCTGGCACTGTCGCTGGTGCGCCGTCACATGAAACGGGCCACCGGCAGGACGATAAAGGGCGATGGTCGGGCGCGGCAAAACATCATCGACGCTTTGCCGTTCTCCCTGACCGTCAGCCAGGAACTCGCCGTTTCTGAAATCCTCGCCGACATGGCGTCACCTGACCGTATGTTGCGGTTGCTGCAGGGTGACGTCGGTTCGGGCAAGACGATAGTCGGATTGCTCGCCATGGCCACCTCCGCCGAGGCCGGCACCCAGTCCGCGCTAATGGTGCCAACCGACATCCTGGCCCGCCAGCACATTGCCGGCATTGAGCCGTTGGCCCAGGCCGCCGGCTTGAGGGCAGCCGTTCTGACCGGCCGCGAAAAAGGTGCGGTGCGCCAGCAACTCCTCGACGATCTTGCGTCCGGTGATATCGACATACTGGTCGGCACGCACGCATTGTTCCAGGAAGGTGTCGGTTTTGCCGATCTCGGTCTCGTCATCATTGACGAACAACACCGCTTCGGTGTGCACCAGCGCCTGGCCCTGCAATCCAAGTCAAAACGCCCGAGCGACCTCCTCGTTATGACGGCCACACCGATCCCGCGCACGTTGGCGCTGACAGCATACGGTGACATGGACATAACACGGTTGACCGGCAAGCCTGCCGGCCGTCAGCCGATAGACACCCGTGTGATGCCCTTGGAGAAACTCGACCAGATTACAGACGGGCTGGAACGGGCAGTTGCCCAGGGCAAGCGCGCCTATTGGGTATGTCCGCTGGTTGAAGAAAGCGACTTTATCGACAAGACCGCTGCGGAGGCCCGGTTCACCAGCCTCAAGACCCGGTTCGGCGACAAAGTTGGTCTGGTCCATGGCCGTATGAAAGGCGCCGAAAAGGACACGGTGATGGCCCGCTTCAAGACCGGCGAGTTATCCATCCTTGTTTCCACAACGGTCATCGAGGTCGGTGTGGATGTACCTGAAGCCTCCATCATGATCATTGAAAATGCCGAACGGTTCGGACTGGCCCAGTTACATCAGCTTCGCGGACGTGTCGGTCGTGGCTCTGATGCTTCAAGCTGTGTGTTGATTTATGACGGGGTACTTGGCGAAACCGCAGCCGCGCGCCTGAAAACAATGCGCGAAACCGAGGATGGGTTCATCATTGCCGAAGAAGACCTGAAACTGCGCGGTTCCGGAGAAGTCCTCGGTACCAGGCAATCGGGTGTCGCCAGCTTCAGACTGGCTGACCTCGGCCAGCATGGCGAGTTGCTGCAGGCGGCGCGCGACGACGCAAAACTCATACTGGAAACAGATCCTCACCTGACCGGCGCGAGATCGGAAGCCTTGCGCATCATGCTGTACCTGTTTGAGCGTGATGATGCCATCCGGCTGCTGTCTGCAGGTTGA
- a CDS encoding DUF502 domain-containing protein encodes MLGRLRTYFLTGVVVAAPIAITVWLVWWFVSLFDSWLKPYIPTVYNPDSYLPFSVPGVGLVFALVGITLIGALAANLVGRTLLNFGERTLDRMPIIRSVYKAVKQIFETALSSNASNFSSVGFIGYPREGVNVVCFIARELDSGEIGLEPGTTYYSAFMPTTPNPTSGFLFFVEKDQVTIMDLTVEEAAKLVISAGLVTPKQMREANVSISEDDDTLSMLIAHPDQVLKPGQKPARSGKKPAAKKPAKKR; translated from the coding sequence ATGCTTGGCAGGTTGAGAACATATTTCCTGACCGGCGTTGTTGTTGCTGCGCCGATTGCAATCACAGTCTGGCTGGTGTGGTGGTTCGTATCGCTGTTCGACAGCTGGCTCAAGCCATACATCCCGACAGTCTACAATCCCGATTCCTATCTGCCGTTTTCAGTGCCCGGGGTCGGATTGGTTTTCGCACTTGTCGGGATCACCCTGATAGGTGCGCTGGCGGCGAACCTTGTTGGCAGGACACTGCTGAATTTCGGCGAACGGACGCTCGACCGGATGCCGATTATCCGGTCTGTCTACAAGGCGGTAAAACAGATTTTCGAAACGGCGCTGTCTTCCAATGCCAGTAATTTTTCGTCCGTTGGGTTCATCGGTTATCCCCGCGAGGGCGTCAATGTGGTCTGCTTCATTGCACGCGAACTTGATTCCGGGGAGATCGGTCTCGAACCCGGCACGACCTACTATTCAGCGTTCATGCCGACGACACCAAATCCCACTTCGGGTTTCCTGTTTTTCGTCGAGAAAGACCAGGTCACGATCATGGACCTGACTGTTGAAGAGGCTGCCAAGCTGGTGATTTCCGCAGGACTTGTCACACCGAAGCAGATGCGGGAAGCAAACGTATCAATTTCAGAAGATGATGACACGCTGTCCATGCTGATAGCGCACCCGGATCAGGTCTTGAAACCAGGACAGAAGCCCGCCAGGTCCGGCAAGAAACCGGCAGCAAAGAAACCGGCCAAGAAACGCTGA
- a CDS encoding DUF454 family protein codes for MSARLTARQHILRALGVVFVGLGFVGAFLPLLPTTPFLLLALACFARSSPAIHDWLISHRILGPYIVDWERDRSIPLAAKLMSIVMMTASFAWLALGTSAPAIALWMTGAILICVAAYILTRPTSR; via the coding sequence TTGTCAGCCCGGTTAACAGCGCGCCAGCACATTTTGCGGGCTCTTGGTGTTGTATTTGTAGGGTTGGGATTTGTCGGCGCCTTCCTGCCGCTGCTGCCAACCACGCCTTTTTTGCTACTGGCTCTGGCATGCTTCGCACGATCATCCCCGGCCATACACGATTGGCTGATCAGTCACCGCATACTTGGACCCTACATCGTGGACTGGGAACGCGACCGGTCGATCCCGTTGGCGGCGAAGCTGATGTCGATTGTAATGATGACGGCAAGTTTTGCCTGGCTGGCGCTGGGAACCAGTGCGCCCGCCATCGCATTATGGATGACGGGCGCAATCTTGATCTGCGTCGCGGCCTATATCCTTACAAGGCCGACATCACGGTAG
- a CDS encoding SPOR domain-containing protein, producing the protein MKVQLVVRASVLSAFLVAGVATNAVAAASKTIGVSSAAPAAIMQSAYTNLVSGKPTMAIAEYSVVISLEDIPLADKARALLNRALAHQKLAAHDAAIDDYSQAIELDALSAKTRAVALYNRGLAYSNSGRQSAAIDDYTNALYLDPYLAEAFYSRANALRESGQYDYALIDFARATKLNYPHKHLALYGKALTLAKLGHRDEATAVLFQAYSIKPDFAPVRERLADLGLDVPENPSERQIRLAVLPTQNLMADDIITGSTKAPSGAVTRIALREPVAPSANLTGGGEPNDAATTLASAKKPEAKVETIAAAVSLKSENPESISVEQVAAVPEIPAETTTKAITTAATTKAPEPVNVEPVAAPVQTANVNAADEASNVTAKLEGWTVQLVSQRQPDKAWDNWDSLKNRHNKLLRNKTAAVVRADVEGQGIYYRLRVHKLKKSQAKRLCRSLKRKGTGCFIARATG; encoded by the coding sequence ATGAAAGTACAGTTAGTTGTTCGTGCGTCTGTTTTATCTGCGTTCCTGGTTGCCGGAGTAGCCACCAATGCCGTCGCAGCCGCCTCAAAAACCATCGGGGTCAGCTCCGCCGCGCCGGCTGCCATCATGCAGTCAGCCTACACAAACCTTGTATCCGGCAAGCCGACAATGGCGATTGCCGAATATTCAGTTGTTATTTCTCTTGAAGATATCCCGCTTGCCGACAAGGCCCGTGCATTATTGAACCGCGCGCTGGCACATCAGAAACTGGCAGCCCATGACGCGGCGATTGACGATTACAGCCAGGCGATTGAACTGGATGCCCTGAGCGCCAAAACGCGCGCCGTGGCCTTGTACAATCGCGGTCTCGCATATTCGAATTCGGGCCGTCAGTCAGCAGCCATAGATGATTATACAAACGCGTTGTACCTGGACCCGTATCTGGCGGAAGCTTTCTACTCGCGGGCCAACGCCCTGCGTGAATCGGGTCAGTACGATTATGCGCTCATCGACTTTGCCCGCGCCACCAAGCTGAATTACCCGCACAAGCATCTGGCGCTGTATGGCAAGGCATTGACCCTGGCCAAATTGGGCCACCGGGATGAAGCTACTGCGGTTCTGTTCCAGGCCTATTCGATCAAACCAGATTTTGCACCGGTTCGGGAACGGCTGGCTGATCTCGGCCTGGATGTGCCGGAAAATCCCAGCGAACGACAGATCCGCCTTGCGGTATTGCCGACGCAAAACCTGATGGCGGATGACATCATCACCGGATCTACCAAGGCACCGTCTGGAGCCGTAACGCGGATTGCACTGCGGGAACCGGTTGCGCCGTCAGCCAATCTGACCGGTGGTGGCGAACCAAACGATGCCGCGACCACTCTGGCATCAGCGAAGAAACCGGAAGCAAAGGTGGAAACGATTGCAGCGGCGGTGTCGCTTAAGTCTGAAAACCCGGAAAGCATATCAGTGGAGCAGGTTGCCGCCGTACCGGAAATTCCTGCAGAGACAACTACAAAAGCGATCACTACTGCTGCGACAACCAAAGCGCCGGAACCGGTCAATGTCGAACCTGTCGCCGCGCCTGTGCAAACAGCAAACGTCAATGCGGCAGATGAAGCATCCAATGTCACCGCCAAGCTGGAAGGCTGGACCGTTCAACTGGTGTCGCAGCGCCAGCCGGACAAGGCATGGGACAACTGGGATTCGCTGAAAAACCGTCACAACAAATTGTTGCGCAACAAAACAGCCGCCGTCGTGCGTGCCGATGTCGAGGGGCAGGGCATCTACTACCGGCTGCGCGTGCACAAACTCAAGAAATCACAGGCCAAGCGTCTCTGCCGCAGCCTGAAGCGTAAAGGTACCGGCTGTTTCATTGCCCGGGCCACGGGTTAG
- the glmS gene encoding glutamine--fructose-6-phosphate transaminase (isomerizing), with translation MCGIVGILGTEPVAMQLVEALRRLEYRGYDSAGIAVLTDGAIDRVRAPGKLDNLYAKVTGNGWDATTGIGHTRWATHGAPNETNAHPHQAGNVVVVHNGIIENYRALKDELAKDGIVCDTETDTEVVAQLVNQKLDAGFTPKDAVSKTLKQLEGAFSLGILVRGEHDLMMGARQGAPLAVGHGDGQMFLGSDAVALAPFTNRVSYLNDGDWVVLTRAGAEIFDENDQPVVRDVNFSQASTMLVDKGNHRHFMAKEIEEQPEVIGHTLAEYVSFSDSTIMLPDDMPFDFSDVSSVTITACGTAFYAALTAKYWFEKIARLPVEVDIASEFRYREAPLDKNGITIVISQSGETADTLAAVRYSLSQGHKVVAIVNVPESTIARESSAVLRTFAGPEIGVASTKAFTCQLSVLACLAVAAAKARQTIDASEEQRLVKALIGLPRIMSGMMAMEGHIEDVARKVAVARDVLYLGRGVNYPIAMEGALKLKEISYIHAEGYAAGELKHGPIALIDEHVPVVVIAPRDELFEKTISNMQEVAARGGQVILVTDETGASAHAADAFETIAVPEADPFISPMIYAVPMQLLAYHAAVFIGTDVDQPRNLAKSVTVE, from the coding sequence ATGTGCGGTATTGTAGGCATTCTGGGCACCGAACCTGTCGCCATGCAACTGGTCGAGGCGCTGCGGCGGCTGGAGTATCGCGGTTATGACTCTGCCGGCATCGCGGTTTTGACGGACGGCGCAATCGACCGGGTCCGGGCGCCGGGAAAACTCGACAACCTGTACGCCAAGGTGACCGGCAACGGATGGGACGCCACGACCGGGATCGGACACACCAGGTGGGCCACTCATGGCGCTCCGAACGAAACCAACGCGCATCCGCACCAGGCCGGTAATGTTGTCGTCGTTCACAACGGTATCATCGAAAACTACCGGGCGTTGAAAGACGAGCTCGCGAAAGACGGCATTGTTTGCGACACTGAAACTGACACAGAGGTTGTGGCGCAACTGGTCAACCAGAAGCTGGATGCCGGTTTCACCCCGAAAGACGCGGTGTCAAAAACCCTGAAGCAGCTTGAAGGAGCCTTTTCGCTGGGCATTCTGGTGCGCGGCGAGCACGACCTGATGATGGGCGCACGCCAGGGTGCTCCGCTCGCCGTTGGACACGGCGACGGCCAGATGTTTCTGGGCTCGGACGCGGTAGCGCTGGCTCCGTTCACCAACCGGGTCAGTTACCTGAATGACGGCGACTGGGTTGTCCTGACCCGTGCCGGGGCCGAAATTTTTGATGAGAACGATCAGCCGGTGGTTCGCGACGTCAATTTCAGCCAGGCGTCGACAATGCTCGTCGACAAGGGCAATCACAGGCATTTCATGGCCAAGGAAATCGAGGAGCAACCGGAGGTCATCGGTCACACCCTGGCTGAGTATGTCAGTTTTTCCGACAGTACAATCATGCTGCCCGATGACATGCCGTTCGACTTTTCGGACGTTTCGTCAGTGACGATTACCGCCTGCGGGACGGCGTTTTACGCCGCGCTCACTGCAAAGTACTGGTTCGAGAAAATTGCCCGCCTGCCGGTCGAAGTCGATATTGCGTCAGAATTCCGTTACCGCGAAGCGCCGCTGGACAAGAACGGCATCACCATCGTCATATCGCAATCCGGCGAAACCGCCGACACCCTTGCAGCCGTCCGCTACAGCCTGTCTCAGGGGCACAAGGTGGTGGCAATCGTGAACGTGCCTGAATCGACCATTGCGAGAGAGAGTTCCGCCGTCTTGCGAACTTTTGCCGGGCCCGAGATCGGCGTAGCATCGACCAAAGCGTTTACCTGCCAGCTGAGTGTTCTGGCCTGCCTGGCAGTTGCTGCCGCGAAGGCCCGGCAGACCATCGACGCCAGCGAAGAACAAAGGCTGGTCAAGGCGTTGATCGGCCTGCCGCGCATCATGTCCGGCATGATGGCAATGGAGGGTCATATTGAAGACGTGGCCCGGAAGGTGGCCGTAGCTCGCGATGTGCTCTATCTGGGCCGGGGGGTCAACTACCCGATCGCCATGGAAGGCGCGCTGAAGTTGAAGGAAATCTCCTATATTCATGCTGAAGGTTATGCAGCCGGTGAGTTGAAACACGGCCCCATTGCGTTGATTGACGAGCATGTTCCGGTGGTTGTTATTGCACCGCGCGACGAGCTGTTTGAAAAGACCATATCCAACATGCAGGAAGTCGCAGCACGTGGCGGCCAGGTGATACTGGTGACCGATGAAACCGGTGCATCGGCCCATGCAGCGGACGCATTCGAGACCATTGCGGTGCCGGAAGCAGATCCGTTCATTTCACCGATGATCTATGCCGTGCCCATGCAACTGCTGGCGTATCATGCAGCGGTATTCATCGGAACGGATGTTGATCAGCCCCGAAATTTGGCCAAATCGGTGACGGTGGAATAG
- the glmU gene encoding bifunctional UDP-N-acetylglucosamine diphosphorylase/glucosamine-1-phosphate N-acetyltransferase GlmU, giving the protein MTDIACIVLAAGMGTRMCSQLPKVLHKAAGRTLVGHVVTAANDLGAARICVVVGDGAEAIEAEVKGYAPGADIVVQSPACGTGDAASKAMPALDGFDGTVLVLFGADPLMGQETLGRMTAAVANGARLAVLGFNAVDPSGYGRLLTNGPDHVSGIREHADASEDERAITLCNSGVMAFDAKLLRDLLPKIGNDNAKGEYYLTDIVALANSAGEQVALVTCPEHEIQGVNTRAELAVVEAEFQRRYRHRAMAEGATLIAPETVFLSADTVIGSDVVIEPNVVIGQGVSIGSGSVVRAFCHIENAQIGEGVELGPYARIRPGSRLAHNVKVGNFVEVKNAHLEQGAKVNHLSYVGDARVGEKANVGAGTITCNYDGFFKHHTDIGQGAFIGSNSALVAPVKIGEGAYVGSGSVITRDVEAGALAIARGSQETREGWATRYNQVQSARKQKSAAAGKKKE; this is encoded by the coding sequence ATGACAGATATTGCATGTATCGTACTTGCAGCCGGTATGGGAACGCGCATGTGTTCTCAATTGCCAAAGGTCCTGCACAAGGCTGCCGGACGCACTCTTGTCGGGCACGTGGTGACCGCCGCCAATGATCTTGGCGCTGCCCGTATCTGTGTTGTCGTCGGCGACGGAGCAGAGGCCATCGAGGCGGAAGTCAAGGGTTACGCGCCCGGTGCCGACATTGTTGTTCAGTCACCGGCATGCGGCACCGGTGATGCTGCATCCAAGGCCATGCCTGCGCTGGACGGATTTGACGGCACTGTCCTGGTGTTGTTCGGGGCTGATCCGCTTATGGGCCAGGAAACGCTCGGCCGGATGACGGCGGCAGTGGCAAACGGTGCCAGGCTGGCGGTGCTGGGATTTAATGCTGTCGATCCATCCGGATACGGCCGCTTGCTCACCAATGGACCGGATCACGTATCGGGTATTCGCGAACATGCAGACGCATCGGAAGACGAACGTGCCATCACACTTTGCAATTCCGGGGTCATGGCATTTGATGCGAAGTTGTTGCGCGACCTTCTGCCGAAGATCGGCAACGACAATGCAAAGGGCGAATATTATCTGACCGACATCGTTGCATTGGCGAACAGTGCGGGCGAACAGGTTGCGTTGGTCACCTGTCCCGAGCATGAAATTCAGGGGGTCAATACCAGGGCCGAACTGGCTGTGGTGGAGGCTGAATTCCAGCGCCGCTACAGGCACAGGGCCATGGCCGAGGGAGCGACGCTGATCGCGCCGGAAACCGTATTCCTGAGCGCCGACACCGTCATTGGCAGTGATGTCGTCATAGAACCGAATGTCGTCATAGGACAAGGCGTGTCAATCGGGTCGGGCAGCGTGGTACGTGCGTTTTGCCATATTGAAAATGCGCAGATCGGTGAAGGCGTTGAACTTGGCCCTTATGCCCGCATTCGGCCGGGAAGCAGGCTTGCACACAATGTGAAGGTCGGTAATTTCGTCGAAGTGAAAAACGCGCACCTGGAACAAGGTGCCAAAGTGAACCATCTCAGCTATGTTGGTGATGCGCGCGTGGGCGAAAAGGCAAATGTGGGAGCCGGCACCATCACCTGCAATTATGACGGGTTTTTCAAACATCATACGGATATCGGCCAAGGGGCCTTCATTGGATCCAATTCTGCTCTTGTCGCACCGGTTAAAATAGGAGAAGGCGCCTATGTGGGATCCGGCAGCGTGATCACCAGGGACGTGGAAGCCGGCGCACTGGCGATTGCCCGCGGCTCGCAGGAGACCCGGGAAGGCTGGGCGACCCGTTACAACCAGGTTCAAAGTGCACGTAAGCAGAAATCTGCGGCTGCGGGGAAGAAAAAGGAATAG
- a CDS encoding ABC transporter permease → MATAVLALLVLLPIAAVLSSLFDTSGGSLGHLAATILPELVLNTLGLVLMVGLGTAVVGTGTAWLVSACRFPGSRFMQWLLLLPLAMPAYIIGYAYTDFLVFAGPLQTGLRDLFGWTRHDYWFPDIHSLWGVSLMLVLVLYPYVFFLARTAFQEQSRGLLDVARTLGRSPWNVFGTVALPMARPAIAAGVALALMEAIADFGTVQYFGVQTFTTAIYRTWFGMGDRVGAAQLSSALLAFVFVLVALEHWSRSRQAYYDTSSRALKPQPVLLRGWAAGFAFVACAVPVLLGFVLPVLILLDLHIDGGDGFLGSRLMVYAGNSFLLAGGAAVVVTACAILTGYCLRRSGGGAGAALVRLSTMGYAIPGTIIAVGVLIPLGAFDNWLDGLARSWFGISTGLLLSGTVVALLFAYTVRFLAVANGAIETGFKRIPVHIDDVARTLGRTRRGVIAMVHLPLLRRSVLMSAAIVFVDVLKELPATLIVRPFNFDTLAVRVYQLASDERLSEAATGSLVIVAIGLVPIFLLTRFTDRRSGQMSSSPAIKLPQ, encoded by the coding sequence GTGGCGACGGCTGTTCTGGCGCTGTTGGTATTGCTGCCGATTGCCGCGGTGCTGTCCAGCCTGTTCGACACCAGCGGCGGGTCGCTGGGCCATCTTGCCGCAACCATCCTGCCGGAACTTGTTCTCAACACACTGGGACTGGTCCTGATGGTTGGCCTGGGCACGGCAGTTGTCGGCACCGGAACGGCCTGGTTGGTCAGTGCCTGCAGGTTTCCGGGATCGCGCTTCATGCAGTGGTTGCTGCTGCTGCCGCTGGCCATGCCTGCCTACATCATCGGGTATGCCTATACTGACTTCCTGGTGTTTGCAGGACCGCTGCAAACCGGGTTGCGCGACCTGTTCGGATGGACCCGGCACGATTACTGGTTTCCGGACATACATTCCTTGTGGGGCGTGAGCCTGATGCTGGTGCTGGTGCTCTACCCATATGTGTTCTTTCTGGCACGTACAGCATTTCAGGAGCAATCACGCGGCCTGCTTGACGTGGCCCGCACGCTGGGACGCAGCCCGTGGAACGTTTTTGGTACGGTGGCCCTGCCAATGGCCCGGCCAGCCATCGCGGCCGGTGTTGCCCTGGCCCTGATGGAGGCAATCGCTGACTTCGGCACGGTCCAGTATTTTGGTGTCCAGACCTTTACCACCGCCATTTACCGGACCTGGTTCGGCATGGGCGACAGGGTTGGTGCTGCACAACTGTCCTCCGCCCTGCTGGCATTCGTCTTCGTGCTGGTGGCGCTGGAGCACTGGTCCAGATCCCGTCAGGCCTACTACGACACGTCAAGCCGCGCTCTGAAGCCGCAACCGGTCTTATTGCGGGGTTGGGCGGCCGGTTTTGCTTTTGTGGCTTGTGCTGTTCCTGTTCTGCTGGGCTTTGTACTTCCCGTCCTCATACTGCTGGATCTTCATATTGACGGCGGCGACGGCTTCCTGGGCAGCCGGCTCATGGTCTATGCCGGCAACAGTTTCCTGCTGGCAGGCGGTGCCGCAGTTGTCGTTACCGCTTGTGCAATCCTGACCGGATATTGCCTGCGGCGTTCCGGCGGTGGAGCGGGAGCCGCTCTCGTGAGGCTATCCACGATGGGGTATGCTATTCCCGGCACCATAATCGCGGTGGGTGTGTTGATTCCGTTGGGAGCATTCGATAACTGGCTGGACGGGCTGGCGCGCAGCTGGTTTGGCATTTCAACCGGTCTTTTGTTGTCAGGCACTGTGGTGGCGTTACTGTTCGCCTATACGGTAAGATTTCTGGCTGTTGCCAACGGTGCAATTGAAACCGGCTTCAAGCGCATTCCGGTTCACATCGACGATGTAGCGCGCACGCTGGGGCGTACGCGGCGCGGTGTCATTGCCATGGTGCACCTGCCGTTACTGCGGCGGTCGGTGCTTATGTCCGCCGCAATCGTGTTTGTTGACGTTCTGAAGGAGCTGCCGGCAACCCTGATTGTCCGGCCGTTCAACTTTGACACTCTGGCAGTCCGGGTCTATCAGCTCGCGTCTGATGAACGGTTGTCGGAAGCGGCAACCGGCTCGCTGGTGATAGTCGCCATCGGCCTGGTGCCAATTTTCCTGCTGACCAGATTTACTGACCGTCGCAGCGGGCAAATGTCTTCGTCACCTGCAATAAAACTTCCGCAATAA
- a CDS encoding extracellular solute-binding protein, producing the protein MSVVSSPLNRRRFVLAATGSAVGLLAAPSILRAAGEINLYSSRHYDTDEALYANFTKQTGIGINRIEAKADQLIERMKAEGANSPADVFISVDAGRIERANVENLLQPIQSEVLSSRIPSYLRHADGSWFGFSKRARVLVVAKDRMDPKDAPSYEALTGEAMKGKVLIRSSGNIYNQSLMGSIISAHGAEEAAKWASGMVANFARSPKGGDRDQIKAVAAGEGDVGVVNSYYLGKMMKSSKEDQRKAADKVTLVFPNQADRGTHVNISGGGVARHAKNKDGAVKFLEYLASDQAQEYFAAGNTEYPVVKGVPLASPLDTFGEFKEDTLNAQKFASLNAEAVQIMDKAGWK; encoded by the coding sequence ATGTCAGTTGTCAGCTCACCCCTCAATCGCCGCCGCTTCGTTCTTGCCGCAACCGGATCGGCTGTCGGCCTGCTTGCCGCTCCATCGATCCTGCGTGCTGCAGGTGAGATAAACCTGTATTCGTCGCGCCATTATGATACCGACGAGGCGCTTTATGCCAACTTTACCAAGCAGACCGGGATTGGCATCAACAGGATTGAGGCAAAGGCTGACCAGTTGATCGAGCGGATGAAAGCCGAAGGCGCCAATTCGCCGGCGGATGTGTTCATCTCGGTTGATGCGGGACGGATTGAGCGGGCGAATGTCGAAAACTTGCTGCAGCCGATCCAATCGGAAGTTCTGAGCTCCCGCATTCCATCCTATCTGCGCCATGCAGACGGCAGCTGGTTTGGCTTCTCCAAGCGCGCCCGCGTGCTGGTGGTTGCAAAGGACCGCATGGATCCGAAAGACGCACCAAGCTATGAAGCTCTTACCGGCGAGGCAATGAAAGGCAAGGTGCTGATCCGGTCTTCCGGCAATATTTACAACCAGTCGCTCATGGGATCGATTATTTCGGCCCACGGTGCGGAAGAGGCCGCCAAATGGGCAAGCGGCATGGTCGCCAACTTCGCCCGCTCGCCAAAGGGCGGCGACCGCGACCAGATCAAGGCAGTAGCCGCCGGCGAAGGCGATGTCGGCGTGGTCAACAGCTACTATCTCGGTAAAATGATGAAATCGAGCAAGGAAGATCAGCGCAAGGCGGCAGACAAGGTAACACTGGTGTTCCCGAACCAGGCGGATCGTGGCACCCATGTGAATATCTCCGGTGGTGGTGTGGCTCGCCATGCCAAGAACAAGGATGGTGCCGTCAAGTTCCTGGAGTATCTCGCCTCCGATCAGGCACAGGAGTATTTCGCTGCGGGCAACACCGAATACCCGGTGGTCAAGGGTGTGCCGCTTGCAAGCCCGCTGGATACGTTTGGCGAGTTCAAGGAAGACACACTGAATGCGCAGAAGTTTGCATCACTGAATGCAGAAGCCGTTCAGATCATGGATAAGGCTGGCTGGAAATAA